CGACAGCGTGACCCACAGCACCTGGAACTGGTGGCATTCCCAGAACCAGAGCAGTGACCGCACCCGGTGATAGCCCCGTTTCTGCTTTCTGGTCCATTCTCCGGCGACGGGTTCCCGCCGGAACTCCTTCCAGCGGCTCATCGGGCACCTTCCGGCTGAGGAATCACCGGCCTCAGGCCAGCAGCGAGAATCCGTTCCAATTCCTCAATGGGAATCCGCACCGCTCGCACCGACGGCTTCACATAGGCAATCTGCCGCTTCAGGATGTACTTCCTGATTGTGCT
This region of Fimbriimonadaceae bacterium genomic DNA includes:
- a CDS encoding helix-turn-helix domain-containing protein, giving the protein MVSTKLITIREAANRLGLKESTIRKYILKRQIAYVKPSVRAVRIPIEELERILAAGLRPVIPQPEGAR